The Brassica napus cultivar Da-Ae chromosome C1, Da-Ae, whole genome shotgun sequence DNA segment GCAAGCAAAGGGACAAGGGCGTTCGAGTTAGTTTGACATGGTTAGATCATTAGCTATTGTGCTAGGCTTAGTATCATGACTTGTTAAGTTAGGTTGCTAAGATGTTTTATCGGCTTTATGTTATGTCTTTCTGTGGGTGAGATTGTCTGTATCTATATAACTCGGTTGGTGCTATaatcttcatcatggttttgtttGTGCTAGGAACCACAACTTCTTCGAGTTAATTTTTTGCACCCGCAAAAGGGAAATGGTCACATGTCTACTCGTGAATTGGTAACCAAAAGAAAGTCAAAATCTCTAGTAGCAacagtaatatttttataaccaATAAACATACAAGAATCTACTTTACGCTGAAAGCTGGAACAGATAAGACGAGGACTGTTGTGTTTGAAAGCTAAAATCGTAGTTTCTTTTAAAGGATTTCAAAAGTCAACTCTGCAACTTGTTTGTTTTTTCACCTGAACCACCATCTCTGAACGGCAGTCACCGGAGTATTCAAGAAGGGAGCGTAACGTTGGATCATCGGATTCACCGTCCTTCCGATTTTGCTCCAATTGCTCTGGTGGTATCCTGCTGTTACTGGTGCTTGATACATCAGCTTCAGTAGCTGCCATTAAAGACAACAAAACCTCAGGCTTTTACTTTATTTATGAGAACAACTATCAAGATCCAATCAACAATCCTGGAAACTACGTTTATCTTTCTTCATGGAGAGTTATGAACAAGGTTTTGAACTAGACGGTTTCTTATGGCACAACACACATGATTTTCAACATGAAGAGCAAAAACCCACTTCTCATTACTGAGCTAATGCTCTTTAGACCATGTAACACTTAGTCTCAAAGACAAATAGTATCAACAAACAAGAAGAAGGTGTTTTGAAAAACGGTGGTTCCGCATATATAAGCATATGTTCAGTTGATCAAGTTTCAACAAAGAATCTACTTGGAGATGTTGAGCCAATAGAGCGAAATGATGACTGGAACCAAAAGTAGAGcaagaaaaaacatttgaaaagacGTACCTGCCAGTACATGAATGTCTGTATAAAGTTGCGTTGCCATCTGCAGTAAGTAAAATGACAGTTTCGATCAGATAAGTGAAAACGAGTAAATGCACTCATAAGATTCAATTATGAACTCAATTCATTTTGAAGGGTTCTAAGCAATTTAGTGCTAACGAAAATTATCGCTTTTAAAAAGAGGAAATAACGTACGAGAGCAGAGAGATAATCAGAAGGAAGCCAATGGCTATCTCAGCTTGCGAAGAGAGGATGTTGAGGGTAGTTGTGTTTGATTCAACCCACACACAAGGGTCTTCCAAGTACTTTCTGATAACCATTACAAAACAGGACACAGAGAAAGAGTTGAGCATCATTAAGAATCCACAAATGAAAACGAGTAAACCTGCTGATTCAGATGGATGCAAACTACCTGTATATGGTGGAGCGAGTGAAGTTACGCCTCAAGAACTTGGCTACTTGTTCAAGTGCTCGACACAAGATGGGAATCAAAGCAACTGAGACAAATCGATAAGGAGACTAACCATTAGAATGTATATAGTTTGAAGaaaatcaccaaaaaaaaactcaatcaaCAACTCTTACACTTGAGACAGAGATTTGAAGTGACAAATGTAAGGCAGTAGATGAAATAGATGAAATCCTTTGCTCCCACAATTGATTGAAAATAAACTTGCATTCCTTGCATATTCCATGCCCTTGGCCTCTGccgataacaaaaaaaatcatcttacCAAAGGAAATTCGACAATGCATGGTTCCAAGAGAGTAGAAAAAAGGGAGATCACATGGCTTACCCCATAAAGAGCGTACAAGGAATATAGAGAAGAGCACGCAGTTCCCATGAAAGATAGACGATAAGCTCTATTAGAGAGGTTCTTTGGTACTAGAGGTAACACTGCCAGCACAGCAATAACGAAAACCTGCAAAATATGAAATAGATTAAGAGACAGACGCGGGACAAAAAATAGTTAGGTGAAATATGCCAGAAAAAAAAACGCATTTATCTTCAGTAGTTCATATCTGAGTATAACAAGCACATCAAGAAATGAGAACAAAAAGACAACGACACCATACAAAATCTCCCAAGTGTCCTAATAAGAAGCTAAGTCTTTCACAATAATGAAAATCAAGACTTttgattgtaaaaaaaaaaggtgcaGAGCGATCAACAAAATAAGTCTGCAGTTCATTGCATTAGGAGTGATTCTGATCAATAAATATGAAGCCAGAAACACTCAGGAATAAggataaacaagaacaagaagctGCAACAGGGAAACATAATAGTACCCAAGCATTGACAGAGAACTGAATAGTCTGCTGATCCCAACGCACTGAACTTGGGTTTGCACCAGATGGCCCAGTGGTTCGAGGAACCGATCCTGAAGAAGCACAGAGTTCATTGAGTATTACTTATTAAGAAGTAAGGTTCATCTCATATAGGATTAACTAAAGTCATGACTATATAAATGTTCACCTGAGCTCCGAGAACGAGCTTGTTGTTCATTTGCATTAGTAGTAGATGCAGATGGTCTTGCAGATTGCGAAGATGAACTCGACGACATAGGCTCCACAACAAGATCAGGATCCTATAATAAATCACATACCTTTTAAACCTCTAAGATCTCAAAGTTCGCAAAACCTCCAAATCAAGCTCGAACTCAAGAGTATATATGAAGACTTGAATCTCAATTTCAAAGAGTGTTTAAAGAGGGGAAGATGGGATAGTACGGACCATGTAGCGTTGGTAGAATTTGCGCTTGTAGTGCTCGACGACCTCGGCGCGAGAAGCCATGTGAGGAGGGATCAGGATGTTTGACcagtaatccgtccatcgagCGTCGTTATCGTAGTCGTACGCTGCCGCCGCAATCTTCTTCAGTCGCTGGGGATCTTCGCCGCCTTCCGCCATCGATTGCGATCGCTTCTACTCCGCCCGATACAGATTCGATTCGGTTCGACCTTTCTCGGTCTTCTTTTGCTCCAGTCCTTTTCTTCTTGTAAATGGAATCTTTGAAAAAACGACGCgtttagaataaaataattttaaccaACAAATCTTAAACGCTGgcgttttgattttttttttctgtattaaAATGTGTTGACTAAAAAAGAGTTAAATTTCAATTACAGtgtggtctttttttttttaaattcatacaacttttatagattttcataatttcatattaatttttgtgattttttatgTAAGGTAATCATCACACCAATAACAAAAAGATTTGATTAAAACTTTAAGAATCACTAAACCATTAATAAAATCTTTAATTTCTTCAAgtctttaaaagttttttttttgctaaaacgttaatatcatataaatatgaaaaaatgaacTTACAAAGTTATAATCCTATTGACAACACTTccaaggcaaaaaaaaaagaaggaaaaacaaGGAAGTATTACAAGGGAATATTGGAGTTTCAATCACCATTTCACGTAAAACTGAAGCCGAAAGGACAAGAGGGTGGTGTATTTTCTCTTGTCTCTTCTTCCTAAGAGAATGTTGCGCAACTCTCGATCAATAATCCTAAACACCGTGTTCGGTGGGATAAGAACCTGATTATGGAGGATATTATTTCTCTGCCGCCAAATGTGGTAGACAGTTGATTGGGTAGCTATCTTCTTCAAAATGGAGACATTTCCAGAGGCCGGTTCCTTGATCCATGATAGCAATTTCGTCCAGTTCATGAAGCACACATTAGGGGAAGCGAGTCTTGGCAGCACAAGCCTCCAAATTTCGGAACTATAACCACAGGTAAGAAGAATATGATCTCGTGTTTCAATTCCAAACAAGCAGACAGGGCAGTTG contains these protein-coding regions:
- the LOC106349214 gene encoding uncharacterized protein LOC106349214; this encodes MAEGGEDPQRLKKIAAAAYDYDNDARWTDYWSNILIPPHMASRAEVVEHYKRKFYQRYMDPDLVVEPMSSSSSSQSARPSASTTNANEQQARSRSSGSVPRTTGPSGANPSSVRWDQQTIQFSVNAWVFVIAVLAVLPLVPKNLSNRAYRLSFMGTACSSLYSLYALYGRPRAWNMQGMQVYFQSIVGAKDFIYFIYCLTFVTSNLCLKFALIPILCRALEQVAKFLRRNFTRSTIYRKYLEDPCVWVESNTTTLNILSSQAEIAIGFLLIISLLSWQRNFIQTFMYWQLLKLMYQAPVTAGYHQSNWSKIGRTVNPMIQRYAPFLNTPVTAVQRWWFR